A window from Shewanella livingstonensis encodes these proteins:
- the leuD gene encoding 3-isopropylmalate dehydratase small subunit, with amino-acid sequence MQAFTAHTGLAVAIDSANVDTDQIIPKQFLSKVTRDGFGIHLFHDWRYLDDAGDQPNPEFVLNQSRYKGASILLAQENFGCGSSREHAPWALADFGFSAIIAPSFADIFYGNSINNGLLPVKLTSTEVQQLIDEVAAKQGAQITVDLQALTVTSPSGCVFNFTIVESARHKLLNGLDAIGLTLSFEQQISDYEAHIPAWYA; translated from the coding sequence ATGCAAGCATTTACTGCCCATACTGGTTTAGCGGTAGCCATTGATAGCGCCAACGTGGACACGGATCAAATTATTCCAAAGCAATTTCTGTCAAAAGTCACCCGTGACGGTTTTGGAATACACTTATTCCATGATTGGCGTTATTTGGATGATGCAGGTGATCAGCCCAATCCTGAGTTTGTGTTGAATCAGTCTCGTTATAAAGGTGCTTCTATTTTATTAGCCCAAGAAAACTTTGGTTGTGGCTCGTCGCGAGAACACGCGCCTTGGGCATTAGCTGACTTTGGCTTTAGCGCTATCATTGCGCCGTCGTTTGCGGATATTTTTTATGGTAACTCGATAAATAATGGTTTATTACCTGTAAAACTGACGTCGACTGAAGTGCAGCAATTAATTGATGAAGTAGCAGCCAAACAAGGGGCACAAATTACCGTCGATTTACAAGCGCTCACGGTTACGTCACCTTCTGGTTGTGTGTTTAATTTTACCATTGTGGAGTCAGCAAGGCATAAGTTGCTTAATGGTTTAGATGCAATTGGATTGACGCTGTCTTTTGAGCAACAAATTAGTGATTACGAAGCGCATATACCGGCTTGGTACGCATAA
- the glpK gene encoding glycerol kinase GlpK, translating into MVAKKYIVALDQGTTSSRAIVFDHQANIVAVAHREFTQHYPQAGWVEHDPMEIWSSQSSVLVEVLTRAGISRHDVAAIGITNQRETTIVWNKHTGKPVCNAIVWQCRRSQAICQHHKAQGVEEMIRQKTGLVLDPYFSASKIEWILDNVEGAREQAEAGDLLFGTVDTWLVWKLTQGEVHVTEPTNASRTMLFNIHDQQWDQELLDLFNIPRAMLPEVKPSCAIYGYTELAGNHVPVAGMAGDQQSALFGQLCIEPGMAKNTYGTGCFLLMNTGDKAVKSTHGLLTTIAIGADAKVSYALEGSVFMGGAVIQWLRDELGLIDDACDTQYFADKVDDTNGVYLVPAFVGLGAPYWDADARGAIIGLTRGANRNHIIRAALEAIAYQSRDVLDAMSKDSNVPLTQIRVDGGAVANDFLMQFQADITGATVIRPLVTETTAMGAAFLAGLAVGVWKSTDELQTMLSTEREFTSTMDIETRAKLYKGWKQAVSQVSPNGNAA; encoded by the coding sequence ATGGTTGCAAAAAAATACATTGTTGCGTTGGATCAAGGCACTACAAGTTCTCGTGCCATTGTTTTTGATCATCAAGCGAATATTGTCGCTGTGGCGCACCGTGAATTTACTCAACATTATCCGCAAGCGGGTTGGGTAGAGCATGATCCGATGGAGATATGGTCTTCGCAAAGCTCGGTACTCGTTGAAGTGCTCACTAGAGCTGGGATCAGCCGTCATGATGTTGCAGCGATTGGGATTACTAATCAACGTGAGACGACCATAGTCTGGAATAAACACACAGGTAAGCCGGTGTGTAATGCGATTGTATGGCAATGTCGTCGTAGCCAAGCAATATGCCAACATCATAAAGCACAAGGTGTTGAGGAAATGATTCGTCAAAAAACCGGGTTGGTACTTGACCCATACTTTTCGGCGTCAAAGATTGAGTGGATTTTAGATAATGTTGAAGGTGCGCGTGAACAAGCTGAAGCGGGAGATCTGTTGTTTGGCACAGTTGATACCTGGTTAGTATGGAAGCTAACGCAGGGTGAAGTTCATGTGACCGAACCAACAAATGCATCTCGGACCATGTTATTTAATATTCACGATCAACAGTGGGACCAAGAGTTACTCGATCTATTTAATATCCCTAGGGCAATGCTACCTGAAGTGAAGCCTTCTTGTGCCATATATGGTTATACCGAACTGGCTGGCAATCATGTTCCTGTTGCAGGCATGGCAGGTGATCAGCAGTCAGCATTATTTGGCCAACTATGCATTGAGCCTGGTATGGCTAAAAATACCTATGGTACAGGGTGTTTTTTGTTAATGAACACGGGTGACAAAGCTGTTAAGTCAACTCATGGTTTATTAACAACCATTGCCATCGGTGCTGATGCAAAGGTAAGTTATGCCTTAGAAGGTTCGGTATTTATGGGCGGCGCTGTTATTCAATGGTTACGTGATGAATTAGGCTTAATTGACGATGCCTGCGACACCCAATATTTTGCTGACAAAGTGGATGATACCAATGGCGTGTATTTGGTGCCTGCATTTGTAGGTTTAGGTGCACCTTATTGGGATGCGGATGCCCGTGGTGCAATTATTGGTTTAACTCGTGGAGCGAATCGAAATCATATTATTCGTGCTGCGTTAGAGGCTATTGCGTATCAGTCTCGTGATGTGCTTGATGCAATGAGTAAAGATTCTAACGTACCGCTAACACAAATTCGAGTGGATGGTGGAGCGGTGGCTAATGACTTTTTAATGCAATTTCAAGCCGACATTACTGGCGCAACGGTTATTCGTCCTCTTGTTACCGAAACGACGGCGATGGGGGCGGCATTTTTAGCTGGGTTAGCCGTTGGCGTGTGGAAGTCGACCGATGAATTACAAACTATGCTGTCTACCGAGCGGGAGTTTACCTCCACAATGGACATAGAGACTCGGGCAAAGTTGTATAAGGGATGGAAGCAAGCAGTATCTCAAGTAAGCCCTAATGGTAATGCTGCTTAA
- the leuC gene encoding 3-isopropylmalate dehydratase large subunit: protein MGKTLYEKVWDAHIVASPEGEAPVVYVDRHLVHEVTSPQAFSGLKVAGRKMRAPGKTFATMDHNTSTRSASLDALSPMARTQVETLAQNCKEFGVRLYDIHHPNQGIVHVMGPELGITLPGAVIVCGDSHTATHGAFGALAFGIGTSEVEHVLATQTLRQLKAKNMKVEVRGQVTDGVTAKDIVLAIIGKLGMDGGTGYVVEFCGEAIEALTMEGRMTLCNMAIEMGAKAGMVAPDETTFNYLKGREFTPKGALWDKAVKAWSQLKTDADAIFDAEVVLNANDIAPQLTWGTNPGQVVAIDGEVPNPDQESNVTNRTSMIKALEYIGLTPGTKMTDISINKVFIGSCTNSRIEDLRSAAAHAKNRKVADGVVAIVVPGSGPVKLQAEAEGLDKIFIEAGFEWRLPGCSMCLAMNDDRLEAGDRCASTSNRNFEGRQGRGSRTHLVSPAMAAAAAIAGHFVDIRQPY from the coding sequence ATCGGTAAAACGTTATATGAAAAAGTGTGGGATGCACATATTGTTGCTTCACCAGAAGGCGAAGCGCCTGTTGTGTATGTTGATCGTCATTTAGTCCATGAAGTGACATCTCCACAGGCATTTAGTGGTTTAAAAGTGGCAGGCCGCAAAATGCGCGCTCCAGGAAAAACCTTTGCCACTATGGATCACAACACTTCTACCCGCAGTGCTAGTTTAGATGCGTTAAGCCCTATGGCGCGTACTCAAGTTGAAACACTGGCGCAAAATTGTAAAGAGTTTGGGGTGCGCTTGTATGACATTCATCATCCGAACCAAGGTATTGTCCATGTAATGGGTCCAGAGTTGGGTATTACTTTGCCAGGCGCCGTGATTGTTTGTGGTGATTCTCACACCGCTACCCATGGTGCATTTGGTGCTTTGGCGTTTGGTATTGGCACCTCAGAGGTTGAGCACGTGTTGGCAACCCAAACGCTACGTCAGTTAAAAGCCAAAAATATGAAGGTTGAAGTGCGCGGCCAAGTGACCGATGGCGTAACCGCCAAAGATATCGTGTTAGCGATTATCGGTAAGCTAGGTATGGACGGTGGTACTGGCTATGTGGTTGAGTTTTGTGGTGAAGCCATTGAAGCATTAACCATGGAAGGTCGTATGACTTTATGTAACATGGCTATCGAAATGGGTGCTAAAGCTGGCATGGTGGCACCTGACGAAACCACATTTAACTATCTTAAGGGGCGTGAGTTTACCCCTAAAGGTGCCCTGTGGGATAAAGCAGTTAAGGCATGGTCCCAATTAAAGACCGATGCTGATGCCATATTTGATGCCGAAGTGGTATTAAACGCTAATGACATTGCGCCGCAGCTAACCTGGGGAACCAACCCTGGCCAAGTCGTTGCTATTGACGGTGAGGTACCTAATCCTGATCAAGAATCTAATGTTACTAACCGCACCAGCATGATTAAAGCGTTAGAGTATATCGGCCTTACCCCGGGCACTAAGATGACAGACATTAGCATCAATAAAGTGTTTATTGGTTCTTGTACTAACTCGCGAATTGAAGATTTACGCTCTGCCGCTGCTCATGCTAAAAACCGTAAAGTGGCAGATGGCGTAGTGGCGATTGTGGTACCGGGTTCTGGCCCAGTAAAACTGCAAGCGGAAGCGGAAGGCTTGGATAAAATTTTTATTGAAGCCGGTTTTGAGTGGCGCTTACCGGGTTGTTCTATGTGTTTAGCTATGAATGATGACCGTTTAGAGGCGGGCGATCGCTGTGCATCAACCAGCAACCGTAATTTTGAAGGTCGTCAAGGCCGCGGTAGTCGTACTCATTTGGTCAGCCCTGCAATGGCAGCTGCCGCTGCGATAGCAGGCCATTTTGTCGATATTCGTCAACCTTACTAA
- a CDS encoding outer membrane protein transport protein translates to MKKTVLTLAISAIVFGATTQVNAAGFQLAEYSATGLGRAFAGEAAIADNASTQARNPAMLAYLEGRQVSAGGIYVMPNVDVVGDVGISSPLLGSEPLVIDADAYDVADNAFVPNFYYSNQLNDQWTWGLAVNSNYGLATDIPVADAAAIFGSKTSITTVEFNPNIAFRVDDSFTVGAGLRVVYGEGEVSATAPGWIDAIKANPNLPASINARLPSGGTNLKSMEGDDVGYGWKVGASWQINSANRIGLAYHSSVDLKLDGDVSGVAYNGGQNIEIEGYLPIELPAFAELASYHQLTENWAMHASVNWTEWSVFEQLVAYFPGDVKPVGGLESDVVKEENFKDNWRYALGTTYTLNDQWTLRAGMALDKTAVDDQHRTTTIPDSDRLWFSVGTGYQVSKNLNVDVGVTYIRTHGDAPITETQSLQNIASVSFTGEATGDVWLTGVQLSYKM, encoded by the coding sequence ATGAAAAAAACAGTGTTAACGTTGGCGATTAGCGCCATTGTATTTGGGGCAACAACTCAAGTGAATGCAGCAGGTTTTCAACTTGCAGAATATTCAGCCACCGGTTTAGGCCGTGCATTTGCTGGTGAAGCTGCTATTGCAGACAATGCGTCAACTCAAGCGCGTAATCCAGCCATGCTAGCTTATCTAGAAGGCCGCCAAGTATCAGCGGGTGGTATTTATGTCATGCCAAATGTTGATGTGGTTGGTGATGTCGGTATTTCTTCACCGTTATTAGGCTCAGAGCCATTAGTGATTGATGCTGACGCATACGATGTTGCTGACAATGCATTTGTGCCAAACTTTTATTATTCAAACCAGTTGAATGATCAATGGACTTGGGGTCTAGCGGTTAATTCAAACTATGGTTTAGCAACTGATATTCCGGTAGCGGATGCAGCGGCTATTTTTGGCAGTAAAACCTCAATTACCACTGTCGAGTTTAATCCCAATATTGCTTTTCGTGTTGATGACTCATTCACTGTAGGTGCTGGCTTACGTGTTGTGTACGGTGAAGGTGAAGTTAGTGCAACCGCTCCAGGTTGGATCGATGCGATTAAAGCTAATCCTAACTTACCTGCAAGCATTAATGCACGTTTACCTTCAGGTGGTACCAATCTAAAGTCAATGGAAGGTGATGATGTTGGCTATGGTTGGAAAGTGGGCGCAAGCTGGCAAATTAACTCAGCAAACCGCATCGGTTTGGCTTATCACAGTAGTGTCGATCTTAAATTAGACGGTGATGTGTCTGGCGTGGCTTATAACGGTGGTCAAAATATTGAAATTGAGGGCTACTTACCGATTGAGTTACCTGCATTTGCGGAACTGGCTTCTTATCACCAGTTAACTGAAAACTGGGCAATGCATGCCAGTGTTAATTGGACCGAATGGAGTGTGTTTGAACAACTAGTGGCGTATTTCCCTGGTGATGTTAAACCTGTCGGTGGCCTAGAGTCAGACGTGGTAAAAGAAGAGAACTTTAAAGATAACTGGCGTTATGCGCTGGGTACCACCTATACACTTAATGACCAGTGGACATTACGTGCTGGTATGGCGCTAGATAAAACTGCAGTTGACGATCAACACCGTACCACCACCATTCCGGATTCTGATCGTTTATGGTTCAGCGTTGGTACCGGTTATCAAGTGAGTAAAAATCTAAATGTTGATGTGGGTGTGACTTACATTCGCACTCATGGTGATGCACCCATTACAGAGACTCAGAGCCTACAAAATATTGCATCGGTTAGCTTCACTGGTGAAGCAACAGGTGATGTATGGTTAACAGGTGTACAGTTAAGCTATAAGATGTAA